A genomic window from Amia ocellicauda isolate fAmiCal2 chromosome 15, fAmiCal2.hap1, whole genome shotgun sequence includes:
- the otogl gene encoding otogelin-like protein, with amino-acid sequence MAQLLRVFLSHSDTLFLLIPKQQTPSIIFINSRTFRPLLSEGSLPRSISHNQSLARDAPTGSCGCLNGGWCMDGGLCDCSQFQALGDRCQIVPNVGEDRDGICRSWGQHHFETFDGIYYYFPGTCSYILAKDCHATEPQYTIWVHNSRACEGTVYSCLRSLSLYFPNEDEIHITGYEVKKGGIRLTLPQTIRNVFIERLADYILVKSTFGFSLAWDGGSGVYIKMTEDHKGRPCGLCGNYNDDGSDDLTTSYNVQTVDTAQFGNSWVVELPQDAPCELTEEDFPSPCKTESAMDNMLEKCSALLFFPFLSCHEHIDPYPYVASCVNDLCVSDDDDTFCRAVTEYARACSHVGYPVREWRETFPACTDGCEDSFVHRDCISCCPPTCTFEKECLGSNLHCLDGCYCPDGLVMENGTCIAVANCPCVYHGTAYPLGHVLEQGCSVCICSGGVWNCTENNCTAECSVTGDSHITSFDGRIFMYSGTCQYVLVKSWRTTRFTLTLQNMPCGENVEHSCIHSVTLVVDEDVSRQVTLTRDGEVLIGVNQAASLPFSDDIVEVRKLTSLFTRLKTSFGLRLRFDRSGGRLYVLLDSSWKGGTVGLCGPFNGNLRDDFLSPSGMIEGTPQLHINAWKVSSACTSPVNIPIIDPCEMNQQNVFYASQCDVINEELFAPCHSYISPSVYFQQCRFQACRCGSTCLCTALAHYAYVCAKHKVIIDFRTHVSECGVVCLGGMQYHTCTSLCGKTCQSLSSAEVCDEDCSEGCNCPAGTYFDDVRQRCITMSLCHCYFMGSVFQPGEVSFSASGPCLCRNGRMECAPEEPEPEPGECPEGKIYFNCREQQPGQPRTGIACEVTCRNMMMNLTCLPTTPCVPGCGCPAGLVRHKHECYFPENCPCAWMGQEYLPGEIVATPCYKCICHRGYFNCTYYPCPAVCTVYSDRHYHTFDGLEYDYVSDCQVYLVKSINDTEVSITTQNKDCYESGIVCMKYLVVYVGLTKIYFSDNSGKPSSSTVIGKGYEFQLWKAGYYIVVHFPKQEITILWDKKTTVHIQAGPKWKGQLTGMCGNFDKITVNDMTTSSNMELSNAQAFGDSWALGQCESAFVVKRPCEGDLSRQPYAKRECAILYSDVFAPCHNVVDVTWFYKNCLTDTCNCNRGGDCECLCTSIAAYAHKCCQQGVAVHWRSPTVCAYDCEYYNQELGEGPYILFSVAYNDTVFGANLTSGEVFPLPKISAAGGVLFNFMITAGLYKDKYSRLPVVSFESAERPNYFLCVSESRALRLERWSVGEDFRHRATFLHHQGLWLPGYSSFEVYSQKGLFLSLTRTEVRAVGYDYSQEFRQITSFTIEDSSFVIPYRIMCEWKYHPCASPCVETCSDPHATDCNFLPPVEGCFPRCPKNMILDDVTRRCVYPEDCIILPPTPTPYMFVTRSNRTTTATTTMAPTTVPSTSATTELRTTSTERTTSPAQPTTIVATTTASTLVPISLSPLTTLSTTTSVSSTHTVQTSAVTDAATTRPFLTTSAVPALTSERTTQMTAATPVLLSTAATEATIPSTTAPMTVSTTAYATSENLSTSSTEGPSTLQPTTTAEPTSTVTLETTVSSLPLLTSTASTTVTETSTLTTEVTTAATTASPTSTTELRTTPSVTTVPQTTTVTEPESTTSAQTTPVATTVPEGPPTTTATPSSVAVSETESPLPSRSPVPTSLPSSTASAAPTSVTSAPEVETPEIVTATPPVMSTEHSTPSASETASPGTVIPTMLQSTSTCTPPYSYRVDECSEYICFNGHLMFHNASLLCRNNVSQPNCGLLGMPVQINRDPCCPQWECPCRCSIISDLRVITFDGNNVALYDNGSYILVHLPRENIVAHIDKCPTSESVNSIRRPTPTGGTSGLCFKKLNITTHSYKILINRLDRKVSVNFINARLPFTRQNLHIDDTGTMYLIKTPGGVSIQWYHSTGIIVLQYSPPSNTTSGTQGLCGCCDGNPADDLKLSNGTIIKNVEDIPVFLHSWMVHTSEETDYFRRVGDNCTTGNCTKCFQMLNQSPFTVCHRKVSPEQFCDKIWAGDLHYKDHECDFLAAYVAICYTHNICINWRTPEFCPLKCPPGKEYHPCVSTCKTKTCQNREYYEESTCSYIREECVCKSGTILHRADSAFCVTEDRCVCTDNEGRPRAPGEVWNGSNRGCCMYKCVENGSIIAVEPDCTEVPPPLCEREGEYVIDVIEDGACCPKKICECNLTICDNEVPTCENGNKLMIGYSTVSCCPEYRCECDSMACPTVMPPDCREDQFLVEVREDKSCCYSFLCVCESCIEPIPTCNGGELLAVDLNTTHRCCPQYQCVCDVSLCPRTNTECSPGTALVKKTVPGHCCPEWQCECSCQNNSVPFCQVGEIHVEDPDFTSACGCTQYICKKADVCLFQGVTVLSPGQSMVQYFEGDLCYTVQCLHEMDIVTGFHAMEVSTVNCSEKCGAHQVYVPSSDSHICCGSCKNVSCTFTNENGTIDVYRAGITWVSNCTRYDCVETAVGAVILGSGIVCPPFNETECIQNGGTVQSFIDGCCKTCKDDGRTCKRVTIRTTIRKDDCRSGTPVTVYSCDGKCPSATIFNFNINSHARFCKCCRENGLQNRTVQLYCTRNGTSVDYTFQEPMDCTCQWN; translated from the exons ACTTTTAGGCCACTGCTTTCTGAGGGTTCACTGCCAAGGAGCATCAGTCATAATCAGTCTTTGGCACGTGATGCACCTACAG GGTCCTGCGGTTGCCTTAATGGAGGCTGGTGCATGGATGGTGGTCTCTGTGACTGCAGCCAATTCCAGGCTCTCGGGGACAGATGTCAGATCG TCCCTAACGTTGGAGAAGATCGGGATGGAATCTGCAGATCGTGGGGACAACACCACTTCGAAACCTTCGACGGCATTTACTATTACTTCCCAGGGACGTGTTCCTACATCCTTGCCAAAGACTGCCACGCAACAGAACCACAGTACACAATATGG GTTCATAACAGCCGGGCCTGTGAAGGCACTGTGTATTCCTGTCTCAGATCTCTCAGCTTGTACTTCCCCAATGAGGACGAGATCCACATTACCGGCTATGAAGTCAAGAAGGGTGGCATCAG ACTGACTCTGCCCCAGACCATTCGCAATGTGTTCATTGAGAGACTGGCCGATTACATCCTGGTAAAAAGTACCTTTGGGTTTTCCCTGGCCTGGGACGGGGGCTCTGGCGTTTATATCAAAATGACGGAGGATCACAAAGGCAGGCCTTGTGGACTCTGTGGAAACTACAATGATGATGGGTCAGATGATCTCACCACCAGCTACA ATGTGCAGACTGTAGATACTGCCCAATTTGGAAACAGCTGGGTTGTTGAACTGCCCCAGGATGCTCCCTGTGAATTAACAGAGGAAGACTTTCCCAGTCCGTGTAAAACCGAGTCAGCTATGGAT aacATGCTGGAGAAGTGCAGTgctcttttgtttttcccctttctgTCCTGTCACGAGCACATTGATCCATACCCCTATGTTGCCAGCTGTGTCAATGACCTATGTGT ATCAGACGATGATGACACGTTCTGCAGGGCAGTGACGGAGTACGCCAGGGCGTGTTCCCACGTTGGGTATCCGGTGAGAGAGTGGAGGGAGACCTTTCCCGCTTGCA CGGATGGGTGTGAAGACAGCTTTGTTCACCGAGACTGTATCAGCTGCTGCCCGCCCACCTGCACGTTTGAGAAGGAATGTCTGGGGAGCAATCTGCACTGTCTGGATGGCTGTTACTGCCCTGATG GACTGGTAATGGAGAATGGGACGTGCATCGCAGTGGCCAACTGCCCGTGTGTGTACCACGGCACTGCGTACCCCCTGGGCCATGTTCTGGagcagggctgcagtgtgtg TATTTGCAGTGGTGGTGTGTGGAACTGCACAGAGAACAACTGCACAG CGGAGTGCTCTGTCACAGGAGACTCTCACATCACCTCCTTTGATGGCCGGATCTTCATGTACAGTGGGACCTGCCAGTATGTCCTGGTGAAGAGCTGGAGAACAACCAGGTTCACACTGACATTACAGAACATGCCCTGCGGTGAG AACGTGGAGCACTCGTGTATTCATTCTGTGACTCTTGTGGTGGACGAGGACGTGAGCAGGCAGGTGACACTAACCAGAGACGGGGAGGTTCTCATCGGCGTTAACCAGGCTGCCAGTCTGCCCTTCTCCGATG ATATCGTGGAGGTTAGAAAGCTGACCTCTCTGTTCACAAGGCTGAAAACCAGCTTTGGTTTGCGGCTCCGGTTTGACAGAAGTGGGGGGAGGCTGTACGTGCTTCTGGACAGCAGCTGGAAGGGGGGGACGGTGGGTCTGTGCGGCCCCTTCAATGGGAATTTACGAGACGATTTTCT ATCTCCATCAGGAATGATTGAAGGCACTCCTCAGCTTCACATCAATGCGTGGAAGGTCTCCTCAGCTTGCACAAGCCCCGTTAATATTCCCATCATTGATCCTTGTGAGATGAACCAGCAAAATG ttttctatgCCTCGCAGTGTGATGTCATCAATGAAGAGCTGTTTGCCCCATGCCACTCCTACATCAGCCCCAGTGTGTACTTCCAGCAGTGCCGCTTCCAGGCCTGTCGCTGTGGAAGTACCTGTCTGTGCACAGCGCTGGCACACTACGCCTACGTCTGCGCCAAACACAAAGTGATCATCGATTTCAGGACCCACGTCTCCGAGTGTG GTGTGGTATGCCTTGGAGGAATGCAGTACCACACGTGCACGTCGTTGTGCGGGAAGACATGCCAGTCCCTCTCCAGCGCCGAAGTGTGTGACGAGGACTGCTCGGAGGGGTGTAACTGCCCTGCAGGGACTTACTTCGATGATGTCCGGCAGCGCTGCATCACCAT GTCCCTGTGTCACTGCTACTTCATGGGCTCTGTGTTTCAGCCGGGGGAGGTTTCATTCAGTGCATCTGGCCCATG CCTTTGCAGGAATGGACGGATGGAGTGTGCCCCCGAAGAGCCAG AACCAGAACCAGGAGAATGCCCCGAAGGAAAGATATACTTCAACTGCAGAGAGCAGCAGCCCGGCCAGCCGCGCACCGGCATCGCCTGTGAAGTGACCTGCCGCAACATGATGATGAACCTCACCTGTCTGCCCACCACGCCCTGTGTGCCCGGCTGCGGCTGCCCGGCAGG GCTGGTGAGACACAAGCACGAGTGCTATTTTCCAGAAAACTGCCCGTGTGCTTGGATGGGGCAAGAGTATTTACCAGGAGAAATAGTGGCTACGCCTTGTTATAAATG CATTTGCCACCGGGGGTATTTTAACTGCACCTACTACCCCTGTCCTGCAGTGTGTACGGTATATAGTGACCGCCATTACCACACCTTCGATGGGTTGGAATATGATTATGTGAGCGACTGCCAGGTCTATTTAGTGAAG agCATCAATGACACCGAAGTCTCCATAACCACTCAAAATAAAGATTGCTATGAAAGTGGGATTGTTTGTATGAAATACTTGGTGGTGTATGTCGGACTTACAAAAATCTATTTCAGTGACAACTCTGGAAAACCG aGTTCCTCAACTGTAATTGGGAAGGGCTATGAGTTTCAGCTGTGGAAAGCTGGGTATTACATAGTGGTTCACTTCCCCAAGCAAGAAATCACCATCCTCTGGGACAAGAAGACCACAGTGCACATACAGGCCGGGCCAAAGTGGAAG GGTCAGCTGACAGGGATGTGCGGCAATTTTGACAAAATAACGGTGAATGACATGACGACGTCTAGTAACATGGAGCTGAGCAACGCACAGGCCTTCGGAGACAGCTGGGCCCTCGGACAG tgtgaaAGTGCATTCGTCGTGAAGAGGCCGTGTGAAGGAGACCTGAGCCGGCAGCCATATGCCAAAAGGGAATGTGCTATTTTATACAGTGACGTCTTTGCCCCCTGTCACAATGTG GTGGACGTcacctggttttacaaaaactgCCTGACAGACACCTGCAACTGTAACCGTGGTGGAGACTGCGAGTGTCTCTGTACCAGCATCGCAGCGTACGCCCACAAGTGCTGCCAGCAGGGGGTAGCCGTGCACTGGAGATCTCCCACTGTGTGTG CATATGACTGTGAAtattacaaccaag AGCTGGGAGAAGGACCCTATATATTATTTAGTGTTGCATACAATGACACCGTTTTCGGGGCCAATTTGACAAGCGGAGAGGTTTTTCCATTGCCTAAAATCAGTGCCGCAGGGGGAGTGCTCTTCAACTTCATGATAACTGCAGGACTTTACAAGGACAAGTATTCAC GACTCCCTGTTGTCTCCTTCGAGTCTGCCGAGAGGCCCAACTActtcctgtgtgtgagtgagagccgGGCGCTGCGTCTGGAGCGCTGGAGCGTTGGAGAGGACTTCCGGCACAGAGCCACCTTCCTGCACCACCAGGGCCTGTGGCTGCCGGGCTACAGCTCCTTCGAGGTGTACAGCCAGAAAGGCCTGTTCCTCAGCCTCACCCGGACTGAGGTGCGAGCGGTGGGCTATGACTACTCGCAGGAATTCAGGCAGATCACCAGTTTTACAATCGAAG ACAGCAGTTTTGTGATTCCATACAGGATAATGTGTGAGTGGAAATACCACCCCTGTGCAAGTCCCTGTGTCGAAACCTGCAGTGATCCACATGCTACCGATTGCAATTTTCTTCCCCC GGTAGAAGGCTGCTTCCCACGCTGCCCTAAGAACATGATTCTTGATGATGTAACCAGAAGATGTGTTTACCCAGAAGACT GCATTATCTTACCCCCAACGCCAACCCCTTACATGTTTGTGACAAGATCCAACAGAACTACAACTGCTACAACCACAATGGCTCCCACGACCGTGCCAAGCACGTCTGCCACGACAGAACTACGGACAACCTCCACTGAGAGGACAACATCTCCTGCTCAGCCTACCACTATAGTGGCCACGACTACAGCTTCCACCCTGGTTCCAATTTCACTGTCTCCATTGACCACTCTATCCACTACAACTTCAGTGTCCAGTACACACACTGTGCAGACATCTGCTGTGACCGACGCTGCCACAACCCGTCCTTTCCTCACCACCAGCGCTGTCCCAGCATTGACTAGTGAAAGGACTACCCAAATGACGGCAGCGACACCAGTCCTGCTGTCTACCGCTGCCACTGAAGCAACCATCCCTTCAACAACGGCACCCATGACTGTGTCCACAACTGCGTACGCAACTTCAGAGAACCTGAGCACCTCCTCTACTGAAGGACCCTCCACCTTACAGCCCACAACCACAGCTGAACCAACCTCAACAGTCACCTTGGAAACAACCGTCTCAAGCCTCCCTCTTCTGACTTCCACAGCGTCCACAACCGTTACGGAGACCTCGACTCTGACGACAGAAGTGACAACAGCCGCCACCACTGCGTCTCCTACATCAACAACCGAGCTCAGGACTACTCCTTCTGTCACCACAGTCCCACAAACAACTACTGTTACTGAACCAGAGTCCACGACAAGTGCGCAGACCACTCCCGTTGCCACTACTGTCCCAGAAGGTCCTCCCACTACCACTGCTACACCATCATCTGTTGCTGTGAGCGAAACTGAGTCACCACTGCCTTCCAGAAGCCCCGTCCCCACTAGCCTGCCTTCCTCCACAGCCTCAGCTGCCCCAACAAGTGTCACTTCAGCCCCAGAGGTTGAGACTCCAGAGATTGTGACAGCCACACCACCCGTCATGAGCACCGAGCACTCAACGCCCTCCGCCTCCGAAACAGCCAGCCCTGGCACAGTTATACCCACAATGCTCCAGTCAACGTCCACATGCACT CCTCCGTATTCCTACAGGGTGGATGAATGCAGTGAATATATCTGCTTCAATGGCCACCTGATGTTCCACAATGCCTCTCTGCTGTGCCGGAACAACGTGTCTCAGCCAAACTGCGGCCTTCTGGGAATGCCAGTCCAGATTAACAGAGATCCCTGCTGTCCTCAGTGGGAATGTCCTT GTCGCTGTTCCATTATATCAGATCTGCGTGTCATCACATTCGATGGCAATAACGTTGCCCTTTATGATAATGGGTCTTACATTTTGGTTCATCTTCCCAGAGAAAATATTGTGGCTCATATCGACAAATGTCCAACCAGTGag AGTGTTAACTCTATAAGACGTCCT ACGCCGACTGGTGGGACATCTGGCCTGTGTTTTAAGAAGCTCAATATTACAACGCATTCCTATAAGATTCTCATTAACCGCCTGGATAGAAAG GTGTCAGTAAACTTCATAAACGCCCGGCTGCCGTTCACCCGGCAGAACCTGCACATCGACGACACCGGGACCATGTACTTAATCAAGACCCCCGGGGGCGTCAGTATCCAGTGGTATCACAGCACCGGGATCATAGTGCTGCAGTACAGCCCGCCCTCCAACACAACCAGTGGGACGCAGGGCCTGTGTG GCTGCTGTGATGGGAATCCCGCAGACGACCTGAAGCTCTCCAATGGGACGATCATTAAGAACGTGGAGGACATCCCAGTGTTCCTGCACAGCTGGATGGTGCACACCTCGGAGGAGACGGACTACTTCAGGAGAGTGGGAGATAACTGCACCACTGGCAACTGCACTAAGTGCTTCCAGATGTTGAATCAAAGTCCTTTCACTGTGTGTCATAGAAAG GTTTCCCCAGAACAATTCTGTGACAAGATCTGGGCTGGAGATCTGCATTATAAAGACCACGAATGTGATTTCCTGGCTGCATATGTGGCAATCTGTTACACTCACAACATCTGTATCAACTGGAGGACTCCAGAGTTTTGTC CACTGAAGTGCCCCCCAGGAAAGGAGTACCACCCTTGTGTCAGCACCTGTAAAACCAAGACGTGCCAAAACCGAGAGTATTATGAGGAATCCACCTGTTCGTATATTAGGGAGGAGTGCGTGTGTAAAAGTGGGACCATCCTTCACCGAGCCGACTCAGCTTTCTGTGTCACAGAGGACCGGTGCG TGTGCACTGACAACGAAGGACGTCCCAGGGCGCCGGGAGAGGTGTGGAACGGCTCCAACAGGGGCTGCTGCATGTACAAGTGTGTGGAGAACGGGAGCATCATCGCCGTCGAGCCCGACTGCACTGAAGTGCCACCTCCCCTctgcgagagagagggagagtatgTCATCGATGTCATTGAGGACGGAGCCTGCTGTCCCAAGAAAATCTGCG AGTGCAATTTGACCATCTGTGATAATGAGGTTCCTACTtgtgaaaatggaaataagCTCATGATTGGATACAGCACCGTGTCCTGTTGCCCTGAATACAGATGCG AGTGTGACAGCATGGCGTGTCCGACTGTGATGCCCCCCGATTGCAGAGAGGACCAGTTCCTGGTGGAAGTGAGGGAGGACAAGTCCTGCTGCTATTCTTTCCTCTGTG TCTGCGAGTCTTGTATCGAACCCATTCCCACATGCAATGGCGGTGAACTTCTGGCTGTTGATCTCAATACCACCCATCGCTGTTGTCCTCAATATCAATGTG TCTGTGATGTGAGCCTGTGCCCAAGAACTAACACTGAATGCTCTCCTGGAACGGCTCTGGTGAAGAAGACTGTTCCTGGACACTGCTGTCCTGAGTGGCAATGCG AATGCAGCTGTCAAAATAATTCTGTCCCATTCTGTCAGGTG GGAGAGATTCATGTTGAGGACCCGGACTTTACCAGTGCCTGTGGTTGCACTCAGTACATTTGCA AGAAGGCAGACGTGTGCCTGTTTCAGGGAGTCACTGTGCTGAGCCCAGGCCAGTCCATGGTCCAGTACTTTGAAGGGGACCTCTGTTACACAGTGCAGTGCCTACACGAGATGGATATCGTCACAGGTTTCCATGCTATGGAAGTGTCCACGGTTAACTGCTCAGAGAAATGTGGAGCT CATCAAGTTTATGTTCCGTCGTCAGACTCTCACATCTGTTGTGGCTCCTGCAAGAATGTGTCGTGCACTTTCACAAATGAGAACGGCACCATCGATGTCTACAGG GCAGGGATTACATGGGTTTCAAACTGCACTAGATATGATTGTGTGGAGACTGCGGTTGGGGCTGTGATACTTGGCTCCGGAATTGTTTGCCCACCTTTCAATGAGACTGAATGTATACAG AACGGGGGCACCGTGCAGAGCTTCATCGACGGCTGCTGCAAGACAT GTAAGGATGATGGTCGAACCTGCAAAAGAGTGACAATCAGAACCACAATCAGGAAAGATGACTGCAGAAGTGGCACTCCT